Genomic window (Peromyscus eremicus chromosome 12, PerEre_H2_v1, whole genome shotgun sequence):
ATTCTGTGACACCCACCACGTCCGCTCCGTCACAGGCTACTTTCATCCAAAAGCATTTACTTAAAATTCCCAAGGAACCTTGTTTGGCCACAGGTTCCGTTTCAGGGGAGGCACATTGGAAAtacagtctgtaactccactccTAAGTGTCCCTACTCATCTCTCTCACACTGGCACTCCTCCCCAGGCCCTTGGACTCAGAGGAGCATGGCATCCCCCACGTCCTGGCACCTGAAGCCTGGCTGGGGACACAGGTCCTGGCTTTGACGTGGCTACAAAATCTCAGGATGTTGAAAATAGATATTAGAAGTGAGAGTCCTGCCCCCACACTGGAACATTGTCCCCTTGAGACCCCAGGAACACGCACATCTACTGGTCGGGGATGGGGGTTCCCACTTATCTCTTGAGCACCTGAGACGTATGTATGTTCTATGAGCACCAACCAAGTACAGGAAAGACTCTAAGAACTTCAATAGCCTCCTGAGGCAGACAgcatgcccattttacagatgaaaaagtTGAGGCTCAGAAaggttctctcatttgctcttgATCCCTAGACCTAATAAAATCTAGGCCCAGCAGAGAAACTCAGGTCCTATCCATGAAACCCAGACCCCAGGTAAGGATGAGTGGGGTAAACATCATCTCTCCCACGCCCTTCCCAGTTTTAGGAGAGGATATCAGAACAGAAATGATGCTGTATTTTCAAATCAGAGAGGCAAGGCTGCCAGGcaagggggcgggggaggaggcAAGCCTGTGTCAGCCCTCACTGTGCGTCTGTGTTCACCTGGCTGCATTCTGGAACTTACCCGGTCACACCTGGGCAGGCGGCTGCCCCTCCTCCCTGggttgaggaagcaggaaagggtGGTGAggagaggcagcaggcaggcctgccaggcagcggtggtcAGTGCCCAGGCAGGATGGGCTCTGTCTGGGTCCTAGCTGTACCTCTTCTTTTCTCCTGCTGGAAGGCTggagtcactgccagctctgCAGGTAAGGGACAGGACGGGAGCTGGGAGTCCTCCCTGGCAGGGCTCTGGGTGTGAGTTTCGGCAAAGACGGCCCTTTGTGGGTAAGGGTAGGCATTTTTGTTCATTGTAATTAACAGCCTGCTGAATGTAAAATACGATGACTGTGGACGAGTGTGCAGGATGACAGATGTGTTAAGCCTGGTGACACCGTGGCCATCAATGTAAGAGTCTGGGAGTTAGTCTTCAGGCACGGGAcggtggggtgggagggtagaGGGGTCGGGGAGATGCCAGCTGGTGGTAATTTTGCTGTGAACTGAAAAATACGGCctagagaagctcctgttcatcCAAGGTTGTGTCCTAGCATAGTTATTCTTTGAATTTGCCTTTATAATGGAAAGTTTGTCACAAACTGCTTGGACAAGGAGATTCTGAGAGAGGTGGGCTTTTCTGAAAGATGGGAGCTAACACGGACCTGTCACTGACAGACACTGTGCCAAACTCatcacacacactttattttttcacacacactttaaaatagatgttttcgggctggagagatggctcagaggttaagagcactgactgctcatccagaggtcctgagttcaattccctgaacccacatggtggctcataaccatctgtaatgagatctggcaccctcttctgtatacataataaataaataattctttaaaaaaaaataaatgttttccagaGCAAGCAAGACTGAGCAGAGGGTACGGAGACATCTCATCTACCCTGTCCCTGCCACTTATGGCCCCCTGCTGTGTATGTCCCCACAGCATCAGCACTGTTACAGTGGTGACCCACACTGACACGTCACACTAGACAGGACCTTTTaattctacttatttatttattggccggGTCTCCCTATGCAGGGCCCTGGCTGCCCAGAACTTGCCATatagactttttatttatttatttatttatttatttatttatttatttatttatttattttcccttttctctgtgtgtgagagcGAATGTTTTTACATAAGTATGgattcacatatgtgtgtggctgtgtgtgaacattatgtgcattgtgtgtggaggcccaaggCTGACTTTTGGGAATCATCCTTGAAggctctttcattttatttcttgagacagggactttcaatcaaacccagagctcattgatatagtgagggagagagggagagggagagggagagagagagagagagagagagagagagagagagagagagagagagagagagaacctgatacatgtggaggtcagatgacagtgTGGGGATTAAGcacaggtcatcaagcttggtggcaagcacctttacccacttgAGCTATCCGGCTGGAccaacattacattttaaattctcaTGACTCTAATGACTAAGAATTCACCTCTAAGACACTGCCACCCATTTAAGAGCAAGGAGCCTGCAGTTTATATGGAGTAATTTATCCCCGGAGTCACCATGCCCTGCTAGTGCCTAACCCCTGGACCACCCTGCCTGCCGCACACACTCACAATTGGCCAGGCTTATGCTGCATTTTTCACTCTGTTTAATTACAGCCTCATGAATCAAGTGCCCCTCACTCCATTTGGAGCCCAGAGACTTGGCCTGTGTCACAGCAGAACAAGGAGCAGAGATGGGACTCACATCTGGCTCTATGCCCACAGTCTCCTCACCCCCACTTTGGAGGTATGGAGGAGGACTGCAGCACCATTCTATAACCTGGGCTGGGTTCTGTGGACCAGGAGGCCCAGAGAAATAGCTTGGGCCGGGGAGTCGGGGAGGTCTGTGAAGAAGGCCATCAGCAGCTCCCACAGATATGTGCGAGCATGCTGTTGGGTTGACTGAGTGAGCACAGAGAGGATATGTGTGCAAGCATGCCCAGCTAATCACTCTCCTTACCCAAGTGAGCTGTCCTCACCTCCCTGACTGCTTGCTTTCCTAGGACACATTAAATTCAGACTGGGGGTTCCTCTCCCTTATCTTACAGTTACCTCTAAAGATGAGACTGTAAGTCATTcttgaattttaaagaaatacatccatgggaaaatatttttgcaGTGACTGAACTGCCCATGGAGGAGTGACAAAGTTCCTACAGAAAGTTCTGTAAGTCCTCGTTCCTGTTCTGCAGTCCTTGGCTCATGTGGATTTGTGTCTCCTATGTCCACCCTTGATGGTACAGTGCTGTACTGCATACCAATGATCAGCTGGGTCCTGGGGCTGCCTGGCTATTGCAGTCTTTAAGAGATCCTGCTCCAAGACCACACTCagggtatgaaaaaaaaaaatccacgaaTGTGGCGAGGGCTaaaacttttctatctgaggggaattaggaaagaaacacacacattcgtgatggtaactttctcttctacttcatcttgaaaaatctcttcctgaaaatctctctgtctccacacagctacatctctTTATATAGCTACATCTCTTTACACAGCTACATATCTCTTCTACACAGCTACATATCTCCCTTCTACACATCtctcttacagaaaaaaaaaactctggacAATATATGAGTTACATTTTGAGGGTCAGAGCCATTTTGATAACACGAGAAATCACATGGTTTCTCTCAGGCTAGGGATGtcacactggctggccagtgagtgagTAACCATGGCAACACTGGGCTGTCAACCAGGCTCCCTGTAAATTGAAGGCGGTAGGCACATAGTGTCCAGTGCTCAGTATTTCCTGATAGAGAGTGACTTTGAAATTCAAGACTTAAACAAcaaacagttagttggctgaaccttgagtccTGCATCATAAAACTGATGTTAGGGGTACATGCAAAGAGTCAGTTGCTGAGAGGGTCTGTGCAGGGAGTTATGTCTTTAATGTTATCAGCCAGACCTTTGCAAGAGAAGAGCTGGAACTAAAGTTGCTTCATGCCTGACCTTGGTTCAACAGACTCCTGGGAATCTGTCCTTGTGCAACTCATTTGCAGGGGAGACTAGTCTGCTTTGAATTTGTTTTAAGGTCTTAAATCAACTAATGGTGTAAAAAGCTGTCTTTGtaactgagaatactgttattttcctatgtcagtctgagCTATGAtaaatatcctagtattatttctattcaccAAAATTATGCAGTTTAAGAAgagatcatcttcctgaccatctaCAGATATATGTGTGCCCAGTAGATGgaatatatacatgagataaacacataGGCAGTGAGGAAAATAACCATAGCTGTTTTTAGGCAAGAGATGTAGTGGAACATGAGAAAAAATTAcagacaaaaacaataaaaacaactagTTTTCAGAGTCTGTGGTCCCGGAAGCCTTGCTTGATGAGGTTTCTCCATCACAGAGTTATTCATCTGGTAGGTCGACACCTGAATTATTAATTATCATCTGTTTTATTTATGTCATGGCCCATGACACCTGGCCTCAAGGGGATTATCAGGTGtagacgaatcttaaaaggtcttattaataaaaaaacaaatccggagccaggtattggggtgaatgctggaagatcagagaaacagaacaagtcacatccAAACtaaccttgccaattcctcagctgatcttgtttcctcagactgaagcctctgagtcctcatttgaatggatctcagctgaactgctgctaaaagctaaaagcttaaaaagggtctagttcctggtcctcacgccttatatacttttctgcttcctgccatcacttcctgggattaaagattaaaggcatgtgtcaccatgcctggcttttcccagtgtggctttgaactcacagggatccagacggatctctgcctctggaatgctaggattaaaggtgtgtgtgtgtgtgtgtgtgtgtgtgtgtgtgtgtgtgtgtgccaccattttctggcctctgtgtctatctagtggctgttctgttttctgaccccagataagttattgggggacacaatatcaccacaatcaggATTTCAGAGGGCACTGGTCAGGGCAGCCTGTCTTCAGAGCTGCTATGAAGGTCATGGCTTCTCCGAGTTGCTTTTTTCATCTTTGTTTACATAGACAATGACCATCTGTGCCATCCAGTAGCACCCAGGGCATAAATCCAAATGCTCATGTGAAGTCAGCCTATCGGGACTCACCAAGCTGTTCTCACCCAACACAGGCCTGAGCAGCGGCAGTTCAGCCCCTTTGATGACAACCAACAATATGGAAGTGCCTGCCTTTACTCAAAGGGACAGGCCCAGCTCAGAGGGGGCTTTCCAGACCACTCACCTGACTCAGGATGTTCCTCCAGACACTTTAACTCTGAGCACTGAAATTGCTTCTAGTACCTTAACTGCAACCAGTACCAGTTCAGAAGTCAGTTCCAGGGACACCCAGACCATCTCTCCTGTAACAGAGACTGGGAAGACACAGACTACCTTCCTTACAGCATCAACCCTGGATATTTACACCACCTCCCTTACAGCATCAACCCTAGATATTCACACCACCTCCCCTGCAACATCAACCCTAGATATTCAGACCACCTCCCCTACAGCATCAACCCTGGATATTCAGACCACCCCCCCTACATCATCAACCCTAGATATTCACACCACCTCCCCTACATCATCAACCCTGGATATTCACACCACCTCCCCTACATCATCAACCCTAGATATACAGACCACCTCCCCTACAGCATCAACCCTAGATATTCAGACCACCTCCCCTACATCACCAACCCTGGATATTCAGACCACCTCCCCTACATCATCAACCCTAGATATTCAGACCACTTCCCCTACATCACCAATCCTAAATATTCAGACCACCTCCCCTGTAGCATCAACCCTGGAGACCCAGACTTCTTCCCTCATAGCATTTACCATAGATACACAGGCCACTTCTCCTGCGGCATCAACCCTAAATACTCAGACCACCTCCCCTGGAGCATCCACCCTGGATACCCAGACCACTTTCCCTGCAACAGAGGCCCTAGAGAACCAGACTATTTTCCCTGTTGATTCGACCCTAAAAACCCAGACCATTTCCTCTGTAACAGAGACCAGAACTCTTGCAATAAGAGTACCTTCCAACTTCACGGTCATGCATCCCATCCCTACGGACACTTCGGCTACACAGGGCAGCCCCAGAACTGGAATGAGCACTGTCAAGACTGGCACACTGAGTGGTCCCATAGGAGCCGTCATTGGCACCCTTTGTATCGATGACAGCTCAGAAGAGGTGAGGAAGATCACAATTGACCTCTTAACCTTGGCACACACCTCCACAGAAGCTGAACACCTGTCCTCAGACAGCAGTTCCTCCTCGGACAGCTCAGCTGGCGTCCTCACCAGCTCACAGGTCCTGGGGTCCGATATTGCCACCCCAGCCAAGGACTTGGTTGCCTTCAGCATCACCCAGATTAAGCTCACCGCCtgcatcacagaaatagaaacctctGTCATCACCTCAGACACTAACAACAGCCCTACAGGAGCAACAGCCTTGTCCACTTCTGAGACGCTCACTTTGCCTCAATCCCCCGAGGCAAAACCACTTAGCCCCAAGACCACAAGCTCACCTGGAACCCCGTCAACAGCTGGCACCTCAACCCTTGCCACCACCCTTGAGGGCACGCCCCCTATTAGTGGCgtcacagaaagagaaacaacaGTGGTTCAGACTCCAACCTCCAGAGTCACTTCAGGGACAGTCAGTACGAACCCACTGAAAGAGACCTCAACACTCTCTACAGTGACACAATGGCACACTGAGGTCTTGGGAACAACTACCGTCCCCAGGGCTACTGGGTCAACAACGGGAGAAGCAACCTCCTTCACTACTTCCTCAACTTCAGACAACAGTCCCTCAGCAGGGGTCACCACCAAGAGCTCTACTACCTCAGAGACTTTAAGCTCCTTAGCCAAGACCACAGCCTCACCAAAGACCTCAATGGAGCCCCTAACATCTACACCCACTGCTGCTTGGACAAGGACCACAAAACACGATCCTGGTAAGTAAACCTTTCATGTGTGATCTTTGCAGATTTAGGTTTGGAGTATTCGTAAGGAgtcaagaggaaggaaggagctcAAAGCTGGTGTTGCACCCTCTCCCTGACAGTCACATCTCCTGGTGGGTGGTAACAGGCAGTTAAGATGTGTATGTGATATAGTGACGTGTGTGAtgtaatgatgtgtgtgtgtgatgtggtgatATGTATGTGATGTAGTGATGTATGTGATGTGGTGATATGTATGTGATgtaatgatgtgtgtgtgatggagtgatgtgtgtgtgatgtagtgATGTGTATGTGATGTAGTGATATGTATGATGTAGTGATGTGTATGTGATGTAGTGATGTGTATGTGATGTAGTGatatgtatgatgtgtatgtgatGTAGTGATGAGTATGTGATGTAGTGATGTGTATGTGATGTAGTGATATGTATGATGTAGTGATGTGTATGTGATGTAGTGATGTGTATGTGATGTAGTGATGTGTATGTGATGTAGTGATATGTGTGATGTAGTGATGAGTATGTGATGTAATGATGTGTATGTGATGTAGTGATGAGTATGTGATGTAATGATGTGTATGTGATGTAGTGATGTGTATGATGTAGTGATGAGT
Coding sequences:
- the Muc20 gene encoding mucin-20 yields the protein MGSVWVLAVPLLFSCWKAGVTASSAGLSSGSSAPLMTTNNMEVPAFTQRDRPSSEGAFQTTHLTQDVPPDTLTLSTEIASSTLTATSTSSEVSSRDTQTISPVTETGKTQTTFLTASTLDIYTTSLTASTLDIHTTSPATSTLDIQTTSPTASTLDIQTTPPTSSTLDIHTTSPTSSTLDIHTTSPTSSTLDIQTTSPTASTLDIQTTSPTSPTLDIQTTSPTSSTLDIQTTSPTSPILNIQTTSPVASTLETQTSSLIAFTIDTQATSPAASTLNTQTTSPGASTLDTQTTFPATEALENQTIFPVDSTLKTQTISSVTETRTLAIRVPSNFTVMHPIPTDTSATQGSPRTGMSTVKTGTLSGPIGAVIGTLCIDDSSEEVRKITIDLLTLAHTSTEAEHLSSDSSSSSDSSAGVLTSSQVLGSDIATPAKDLVAFSITQIKLTACITEIETSVITSDTNNSPTGATALSTSETLTLPQSPEAKPLSPKTTSSPGTPSTAGTSTLATTLEGTPPISGVTERETTVVQTPTSRVTSGTVSTNPLKETSTLSTVTQWHTEVLGTTTVPRATGSTTGEATSFTTSSTSDNSPSAGVTTKSSTTSETLSSLAKTTASPKTSMEPLTSTPTAAWTRTTKHDPGEDGGSLLVRLSVASPEDLTEPKAVEKLMDQLSCELRTHMPLVQVSLLSVRRG